The genomic DNA ttaccataggactagtttaaaaaaaaaaaataaaaaaaaatgatttttagtgGAATTTGAACTTATAACCAAATACTAAATTTAAGCTAAACTAAAccacttaaatttaaaattacaataaatttaattaaatatctaactaattttaataaataggtTGTGGTGTAGGCTTACTATTACCTTTTTAACCCTAAGTAGAGGTCCCTTAATcgtttatatttgtttaaaaacctttttttatttttttatttatttaattcatatcaTAGGCCTTGTTTGAGGCATTGGGCCTTCCTAATCTGGTATGCTGTTGAGGTGGGCTGCAACTTATGTTTGGGCTAAGccaataattaagaattaaaccaaatatataatatatataaatattaatagaaagaaatataaatgaattaaaagagaatttatctcatccttaattttaaattaaattagagggCGTGTATCAGTTTATAAAAAttctgattatatatatatatatatatatattaaatgaataaagaaattaaaattgaaagttagatttataattaaacatgataataaaaatataaaatataatagtaatTATCTGTCTTCCACTTTCCCTAATGCCcgcttttcttcttcttcttccaccTACATACATACAGAATTCTCTCTCATCATGATCGCCGCCGCTTCTCTATATCTAATCTACCTACCTACCTACCTATTTCTATTCGCTTTCCCTAATCCTTGCTTGATTCGGATTGTTATCTGAACGGCGAGTCTCTCATCCTTTCACGCGCTTTCAATTTTCCTTCCGATTCCGATTCTCACTTTTGATCGCCACAGGTGAACAAATTTCCATCGCCTGCTTTAGTTAGTGTTTGGATTGGTtctgtatttgtttttttctttctattgtCCATGGGATGCAAGTCTACGACCTAATACTGTACACTGTATCGATGCAAGTTTTTCATAGTTGTATGTGCCTTTTGTGCAATCTGAAGTAATGCTATGAATTTTATGTCTGATTTATAGTAATGAAGGGATTTTGATGGTAAGATAGTAGTAGTAATATTCATTCAGGAATGACTTTTGAGTTAATACATGTGTGCATGGCTTTGATTCTATGTAGCTTTGATAGGGGATCTTTTGTTGGTCTGAATTCTGTCAAATATAGTTTGTATTTTATGGATCCATTCCCCAATCTGTTACAAAACTAAAATCATGTTCCTTTTTTGTTTATTGGATCTATATGAAGTATGAATGACCCTTGGCTTAGGGCTTAGATCTACCGTCTACGCCAAAGTTTCAGACAAATTTACTTCTGGTTCTTGTTAGTTTATTTCTCAGTATGATGTGATTTGCTTGAATTTCTATAGTGATACTTCATAAACTAACTTATGTATCTATGTTGCTGACAGTTCAACATTATATCTGTCTTTGTTTATTTATCAAGACTGCTGAATCTCACTCAGACTCTTCTCTTCTGCAGTTCTGTCTCTCGAGTCTCATTCTCATAACTCAGTCAAGTCTCCACCTCCAGATTGCTTCTCCTTCCAGTTTCGGTATGCTTCTTATTCTTAAAATTCAGACCTTAGCTCTTGATTTGTGTATGGTTATAGATGAACTGTTAGTTGGTATCTTAGTTAAGATaagagaaaagaagaagaaatttatgTTGCTTTTACCGAAGAAAATGAATGAGATATAGGCAAGTGATGCTTTTATGTTTAAGATGATTGGTGTTTCCTCTTATGACAAATTGACAATCAATATGTAAGACTAGGGAAGCCCAAACCTCAGGGCCGGCACTGCTAGTATATTTTCAGGTCTAGGGATATCTTATTGACGTGTCTCTTCTTGGGACGGACTAAAATACGCAATAGTGTTTATCTTATTTGTTTGAAGTTATACATAGAATTTTACATCTAGCAaaattgatttgaattattACTATGAAAATGATTTCTTGTTTATTGAACTCATGGTTAATTGAATTGCTCACATAAATATAAATCTTGTtagttataataaattatttgctTTCATGTTTAACTTTAGAGTTGATAAAGATAATTGTGACTTTACTTTTAACTCAACCTTGATTGGCTTAGGTTTCAAATGGAAGACGTTTCTTTATTTCCTGAAGATTTGTTAATCAATATTCTATTGAGGTTGCCAATCAAATATGTTCTACGATTGAGATCAGTCTGCAAGAATTGGAACTTTATGCTACGAAGTCCTAATTTCATTTCTCTCTATTATAACCACCAGTCACGTGGACAAGAGAGACTTGAAAAGGATGGTGTTTCCTCTTTCATTGTCCTTGAATACGTTGAAAATGCTTGCTATGAATTAATGTACCCtaatcctcctcctccttcagAGTACGACTCATATGACCCTGCTCATCTCTTACTGTCGTTtcttactataaaaaaaatgggcAATGAGCTAATCACAACAGTTGACAAAGTGGAAAAATTTGACATCCTCCTCACATCACCATCATTAAACTCATTATCTACCCAAGATCGACATGACGTCGATCTTATTATGTTCACATATGTTTATGATGGCATTATATGTCTGGGAAATGATATTGGTATCGTTTTGTATAACCCTTACACTAGAGAATCTCAAAGATTACCTTTCCTTCCATCTACTACGAACCCAGATTGtgattataattatgttattttggGTATGTGGTTCGATTCCAATCAGCAGCCCGAAACcataaaacattacaaaatattCAGAGTAGTTAATTTATTCCATAGTTATGATGATCCTAAAGTGGGCAATACTTATGTGATTGAGAAATATGATTCTGCTGAGGGTAGTTGGAGGGAAATCAAGAAAATTCACAAAAGGCAATATCAATACCGTTGTGACAAGTGCTTGTTATTCAATGAAATGTTTTACTTGTATGTTGATGGCGATTCTGTGGTCACATTGGATGCAAGATTAGAAAAGTTTGGACTCCTTCCACTTCCTTCAGAATTTTTAGATCgggattttgaatatttttgtgTAAATGACTTATTTGTTCTTGGGAGATCTCTAGCCCTGTTTGCTCAAAATCGGGATAGAAACTTTTGTAAGGATATATGGATGATGACTGAATATGGGGTCAAAGAGTCGTGGACAAAACAATACACTTTTCTCGAAGGGGATTTCAAGTTACCTAGTGGCATGTATGAGTTTGGTTTTGGGGGGATGCCATTTGATTTTAGCTGGAGGCTATTAGCGCCATGGAAATGCATCGGCGAGGATGAGTTATTCGTCGAAACATGGGACCCCAACCGTTTTTCGATGTGGGAAAAGGGCAATAGTAAACTCATCTCTTTCAACCTTCTTTTGGGTAAAGGAACTGAAATTAATTTTCGTCGCACTCGGAATTTACTGGCAATTGTACCTTATATGGAgtcttttttttcattcaagTGATTTATATGTGGTGCAATTGTACCTTTTATggagtcttttttttttcattcaagtGATTTATATGTGGTCCTGAATTAGAGAAatggaaaaaattataagtgcaTGTTTGTTTTAAAGTCTATCTCAATCTCATAatctatgtttatttaatatttttctcctatttgtttttcttaattattatcctatttgtttttcttaattattatttagggTTTGAACTTCGGAGATTTTATCTAATAGAACTCAATATTTGGGGTTCTCACAAACTGAAGTTTAGTTAGGAGtgagaaaatttattaaaagtatattgaaaatatcgtaccgtaatatatcgaaaatatcgatttttaaggtataccgaaaaaaatgtaaggtatgatacTGATACCGAAATTATTAGTACGGTAAAAGtatgagattttttaaattttggtatatcgaggaaagatttaattagattttatttctataatttttgaaatattattcaatatatgcaatatttaccttaccgatgagattgatttttttttaaaattaatatgaatttgaggtattaaatgtataataccgatgtaaatgtatgaatttttttgtatatcgaaatcaaggtaaggtaaatgtatgcattttttgcataccgaaattttaaataaggtataaggtatagataaaacattaaggtatatCGTACTGACCCACTTCTAAATTTAGTTCTGTTTTAAatcttgaattattattattttttatatataaaacgtGTGCtataaagaatatattaaattacaaagGCTTAGATAGAGTATTGATAAACCCAACGAAGggttagcgaaagcaaggccacgaatcccacgtggccttgccagctaggagagagaaaaagcaaaacaaaataaaaaaaataaatatttcagtttccccctctttcttcttccctctctttcttctttcctctctttcttattttcatttatcactTTCGGCGAACCCCGAtttcttctctggcgatttttctctccggcatccccgacttcttctactttcttcatcttctttcgaCCGAAAATGGTAAGAGAACTCTTTCGTGTATGTTCACTTCATTGTCTGCCTTCGTGTTCACTTCATACTATCTTTTCAGGCTGGTGGTCCAGGTACATCTCCATACAAGACTTCAAAATCTCCCAGATCTCAAAAGACAAGGtaaataacattttcttttttagaatCGTAGATCATTTTAAAGATTTGAAGATCGTTTAGCtttttgcggttagggttagggattttaatgattttaatgattttaacgatagaaaactatgattattgtGTATTTGCTGCATTATGAGTCCGGAAATGGATGGTTTAGagacccgaaagtatgattgtataatgtttggctgttatgggtcccaaaaatgtgatttcgggacccgaaagtatgattatataatgtttggctgttgTTATGGGTTTAGTTGCAGAACTAATTTCAATTTCTGGTCCCAAAaaccatttctggtcccgaaatcactcatttctggtcccgaaaccactcatttcgggtcccgaaaccagcttttctggtcccgaaatcagcttttctggtcccgaaaccagcttttctggtcccgaaactagcattttttgtcccgaaatcaccattttagggtgatttcaaactccgaaatggtttctatacgatcttttatggctattttatttttgtataaaccaataatcttattgtaatgttaatttgatttgtaggtcatgtatgaagatccaaatcttcttattgatcaagttaatgaaaaatgagattatttgagatct from Impatiens glandulifera chromosome 9, dImpGla2.1, whole genome shotgun sequence includes the following:
- the LOC124915225 gene encoding F-box/kelch-repeat protein At3g06240-like; its protein translation is MEDVSLFPEDLLINILLRLPIKYVLRLRSVCKNWNFMLRSPNFISLYYNHQSRGQERLEKDGVSSFIVLEYVENACYELMYPNPPPPSEYDSYDPAHLLLSFLTIKKMGNELITTVDKVEKFDILLTSPSLNSLSTQDRHDVDLIMFTYVYDGIICLGNDIGIVLYNPYTRESQRLPFLPSTTNPDCDYNYVILGMWFDSNQQPETIKHYKIFRVVNLFHSYDDPKVGNTYVIEKYDSAEGSWREIKKIHKRQYQYRCDKCLLFNEMFYLYVDGDSVVTLDARLEKFGLLPLPSEFLDRDFEYFCVNDLFVLGRSLALFAQNRDRNFCKDIWMMTEYGVKESWTKQYTFLEGDFKLPSGMYEFGFGGMPFDFSWRLLAPWKCIGEDELFVETWDPNRFSMWEKGNSKLISFNLLLGKGTEINFRRTRNLLAIVPYMESFFSFK